The following are from one region of the Candidatus Methylomirabilis tolerans genome:
- a CDS encoding TolC family protein gives MDRLAMRIPKLSALFALFVCSMSTPIFAESQSATLPRMLSLADALQIAGQQNPGLLAETTARQIARGDATTAALLPNPQLQIRSEGFRGGSFADRQELSFEVSQEILTAGKRSQQIAVAGANLRATAADVDNTARLLRFAVKQAYYQIVLAKADLAVARGLLTDFDRTIRAKEEQFQLGEISGAELRRVQVERFRVFDDVVAGELNLKQARATLLTLLGLSDSTVEFDVTEELLKGEPIGSLAPLHVEALQTRPDLKAQRQRVVRSREQKGLEQARRFPNLFPFVGYKRDFSEDGVLFGVAAPLPLFNRNQGAIVRAQAEEDRESFQSRRLETQARLEVDQAFNRFEGELRRLEGLETEYLPKARESREIAEAAHKLGAIDLTAFLDAQRTFREVQRLYNRSLYELSIARFQVEAAVGR, from the coding sequence ATGGATAGATTAGCGATGAGAATCCCGAAGCTATCTGCGCTGTTTGCTCTGTTCGTGTGTTCGATGAGTACGCCTATTTTCGCTGAATCCCAGAGTGCAACCCTCCCGCGAATGCTTTCGTTGGCCGACGCCTTACAAATCGCAGGGCAGCAGAACCCTGGTCTACTGGCAGAGACGACAGCCAGACAGATCGCGCGCGGAGATGCGACTACCGCCGCGTTGCTCCCCAACCCACAGCTCCAGATCAGATCGGAAGGATTTCGCGGGGGATCGTTCGCTGATCGACAGGAACTCTCTTTTGAAGTCAGCCAGGAGATATTGACGGCCGGCAAGCGCTCCCAGCAGATCGCCGTCGCGGGCGCGAACCTGCGTGCGACCGCGGCTGACGTCGACAATACGGCCCGTCTACTTCGGTTTGCGGTCAAGCAGGCGTATTACCAGATCGTGTTGGCCAAAGCCGACCTTGCCGTAGCCCGCGGCCTGCTGACCGACTTTGACCGAACCATCCGCGCCAAGGAGGAGCAGTTCCAACTCGGGGAGATCTCTGGAGCGGAACTGAGACGGGTTCAGGTGGAGCGCTTCAGGGTGTTTGACGACGTGGTCGCCGGGGAGCTGAATCTCAAGCAGGCCAGGGCCACGCTGCTCACGCTGCTCGGCCTCTCCGACTCGACGGTCGAATTCGATGTTACTGAAGAACTACTGAAGGGTGAACCGATCGGTAGCTTGGCGCCGTTACATGTCGAAGCCCTGCAGACCCGCCCAGATCTTAAAGCTCAGCGTCAACGGGTCGTCCGATCTCGCGAACAGAAGGGGCTGGAACAGGCACGGCGATTCCCGAACCTGTTCCCCTTCGTGGGCTACAAGCGGGACTTCAGCGAAGACGGCGTCTTATTTGGCGTGGCGGCCCCCCTACCCCTCTTCAATCGGAACCAGGGGGCCATCGTTCGGGCTCAGGCAGAAGAGGATCGAGAATCATTCCAGTCCAGGCGACTGGAGACCCAGGCGCGCCTGGAGGTGGATCAGGCGTTCAACAGATTTGAGGGCGAACTCCGACGCCTCGAAGGACTGGAAACCGAATACCTGCCCAAGGCCCGCGAATCCCGGGAGATCGCCGAGGCTGCGCATAAGCTGGGAGCCATCGATCTTACGGCGTTTCTGGATGCACAGCGGACCTTTCGGGAGGTCCAGCGGCTCTACAACCGCTCCCTGTACGAACTGAGCATTGCCAGATTTCAAGTCGAAGCGGCCGTCGGCCGGTAG
- a CDS encoding CusA/CzcA family heavy metal efflux RND transporter: MLQRIFELSLENRFLVLILTGLLVIGGIIALRDLPIDAVPDITTVQVQVLTKTAPIGPVEVERYVTFPIEAAMSGLPDLQELRSVSRFGLSAVTLVFRDHVNVYFARQLVAERLAAAKEQIPAGFGTPELAPVSTGLGEVYQFIVKGEGYTPMQLREILDWQIAYRLRTVPGVVEVSQWGGYAKQYHVVVDQRKLVSYRIPIGRVFEELERNNAIAGGGYIEHNGEAYVIRGEGLVENQEDLSRIMVGAGSGGTPITMAQLGHVRIDAMPRIGAATYDGVGETVVAMTLMLRGGNGRVVAERIKEEVERMKPSLPPGVSIEPYYDRSDLVNKVIRTVTTNLIEGALLVIAVLLLLLGNLRGGLIVAAAIPLSMLVAFTGMIQTGISGNLMSLGAIDFGLIVDGAVVMIENIVRHLAEERGVRREERPLIILRAGREVLRPIFFAVSIIVIVYLPILTLQGVEGKMFKPMAFTVIFALIGSLILSFTLMPVLASLFLRGPIAEGDSWLLRRIKALYLPRLAWCVHHPKMTALVAASAFVLSLLFVPFLGGEFIPQLDEGDTVIQTWRLPSTALEQSIKDSLEIERTLLHFPEVSQVVSRIGSPEIATDVMGMDMSDVFVALRPQNTWTTATTKNQLIDKFAAALSSEVPGVGMSFSQPIEMRFNELIAGVKSDIGLKIFGDDLKVLKEKGDQAAHILRQIPGGQDIRAEQVTGLPVLRIQVDRRR; this comes from the coding sequence ATGCTTCAGCGTATCTTCGAGCTATCTCTGGAAAACCGATTTCTTGTCCTGATTCTGACCGGTCTCCTCGTCATCGGGGGCATCATAGCCCTGCGAGATCTGCCGATCGATGCTGTCCCGGACATCACGACGGTCCAGGTACAGGTTCTTACCAAAACAGCGCCCATCGGCCCAGTAGAAGTGGAGCGATACGTCACCTTCCCGATAGAAGCAGCTATGAGTGGTCTGCCGGATTTGCAGGAGCTTCGCTCAGTGAGCCGATTCGGTCTATCGGCCGTCACGCTGGTTTTCAGGGACCACGTCAACGTCTACTTTGCTCGACAACTGGTGGCCGAACGGCTGGCTGCCGCCAAAGAACAGATTCCCGCAGGCTTCGGGACGCCCGAACTCGCGCCGGTCTCCACAGGGCTGGGCGAGGTATACCAGTTCATCGTGAAGGGCGAAGGCTATACGCCGATGCAACTCCGCGAGATTCTCGATTGGCAAATCGCGTACAGGCTGCGCACGGTCCCAGGGGTCGTTGAAGTCTCGCAGTGGGGCGGGTACGCGAAACAATATCATGTCGTCGTAGACCAGCGAAAACTTGTCTCGTATCGAATTCCTATCGGCCGCGTCTTTGAGGAACTTGAAAGGAACAACGCCATCGCCGGCGGCGGCTACATCGAGCACAACGGCGAGGCCTATGTGATTCGAGGCGAGGGGCTGGTCGAAAATCAGGAGGATCTGTCCCGCATTATGGTAGGCGCCGGGTCAGGCGGTACGCCCATTACGATGGCTCAACTCGGTCACGTCAGGATCGATGCCATGCCTCGGATCGGCGCGGCAACATACGATGGCGTCGGTGAGACCGTCGTGGCTATGACCCTGATGTTACGCGGCGGCAACGGTCGCGTCGTAGCCGAGCGGATCAAAGAAGAAGTGGAGCGGATGAAACCCAGCCTGCCGCCCGGGGTTTCCATTGAGCCGTACTATGACCGATCGGACCTCGTGAATAAGGTCATTCGAACCGTCACCACCAATCTGATCGAAGGGGCGTTGCTGGTCATTGCGGTGTTGCTTCTGCTCCTCGGCAACCTTCGAGGCGGTCTGATCGTGGCGGCGGCTATTCCTCTTTCCATGCTGGTCGCCTTCACGGGGATGATCCAGACGGGGATCTCAGGAAATCTGATGAGCCTGGGCGCGATCGATTTCGGCCTGATCGTGGACGGCGCAGTCGTGATGATTGAAAACATCGTCCGGCATCTCGCTGAAGAACGAGGGGTGCGGCGGGAGGAACGTCCGCTCATTATCCTCCGAGCCGGTCGCGAGGTCCTGCGTCCGATCTTTTTCGCCGTCAGCATTATCGTGATCGTCTATCTGCCGATCCTGACGCTACAGGGCGTCGAGGGGAAGATGTTCAAGCCGATGGCGTTTACGGTCATCTTCGCCCTTATCGGATCGCTGATCTTGTCGTTTACCCTCATGCCGGTCCTGGCTTCACTGTTCCTGCGAGGGCCGATTGCTGAGGGCGATTCGTGGCTTCTCCGCCGCATCAAGGCCCTGTACTTACCACGGTTGGCCTGGTGCGTTCATCACCCGAAAATGACCGCCCTTGTTGCAGCATCGGCGTTCGTTTTGAGCCTCCTGTTCGTGCCGTTCCTCGGCGGGGAGTTTATCCCGCAACTCGATGAGGGCGATACGGTGATTCAGACCTGGCGTCTGCCGAGCACCGCGTTGGAACAGTCGATCAAGGACTCCCTCGAGATTGAGCGCACCCTTCTTCATTTTCCTGAGGTGAGTCAGGTCGTGTCGAGAATCGGATCTCCCGAGATCGCCACCGACGTCATGGGAATGGATATGTCTGATGTCTTCGTGGCTCTCCGACCGCAGAACACGTGGACAACCGCTACGACAAAAAATCAGTTAATCGACAAGTTCGCTGCCGCTCTCTCCTCTGAGGTGCCAGGCGTCGGGATGAGCTTTAGCCAGCCGATTGAGATGCGTTTCAACGAATTGATCGCCGGCGTCAAATCCGATATCGGGCTCAAGATTTTTGGGGACGATCTCAAGGTCCTCAAGGAAAAAGGGGACCAGGCGGCACACATCCTGCGACAGATTCCTGGCGGTCAGGATATCCGGGCCGAGCAGGTGACCGGCCTTCCTGTCCTGCGCATTCAGGTAGACAGGCGGCG
- a CDS encoding efflux RND transporter periplasmic adaptor subunit, which translates to MPTVIIAAVLALAACSRTPEEKPAEPKGEQKDGKITVSAEVQTRFGFATAKPQRIAPVRLIEATAAIAPDPARVAHIAPIAKGRIERVYVQVGDSVDQSAPLFEYDNIELGEAIGDYRSELAELRKDLALMEHHREMWERAQLLFEKEAIARKEVHVRETDYLVEKAAVENRYAKIARVKEKLFRFGMTEEQIDALATSPERSFRREASYTVVRAPISGVIIKRDGAPGEVVGPEKELLAIADLSSVWTLVDIYEKDLAHVRRGASVEISLEAYPGEAFRGTISYVSDLLDPDTRTAKARVVIPNPQRKLKLGMFATVRLRAQGTDKTAMVAAIPLSAIQQIDGEPSVFVKLDGVTFVRRQVKLGFTSGDLVEITEGLRGDEELVTTGSFSLKSEFLKEQISQGQGG; encoded by the coding sequence TTGCCGACGGTGATCATTGCGGCAGTCCTGGCGTTAGCGGCCTGCAGCCGCACCCCCGAAGAAAAACCGGCTGAGCCCAAAGGCGAGCAGAAAGACGGCAAGATTACGGTTTCGGCCGAGGTCCAGACCAGGTTCGGATTTGCCACCGCCAAGCCACAGCGTATCGCGCCGGTCCGACTCATTGAGGCCACCGCCGCGATCGCACCGGACCCGGCCCGTGTAGCCCATATCGCCCCCATCGCCAAAGGCCGGATCGAGCGTGTCTATGTGCAGGTTGGGGATTCAGTGGACCAGAGCGCTCCACTCTTCGAATACGACAATATCGAGCTGGGGGAGGCCATTGGAGATTATCGGAGTGAGCTGGCCGAACTGCGGAAAGACCTCGCCCTCATGGAACACCACCGAGAGATGTGGGAACGCGCCCAATTGCTTTTTGAGAAAGAGGCCATCGCCCGCAAAGAGGTCCACGTGCGAGAGACAGACTACTTGGTGGAGAAAGCAGCGGTCGAGAACCGATACGCCAAGATTGCCAGAGTGAAGGAGAAGTTATTTCGCTTCGGGATGACCGAAGAGCAGATCGACGCGCTGGCGACCAGCCCTGAGAGATCATTCCGTCGTGAGGCCTCTTATACTGTCGTCAGGGCGCCGATTAGTGGTGTCATCATCAAGCGGGACGGGGCACCCGGCGAGGTAGTCGGGCCTGAAAAAGAACTACTGGCGATCGCCGACCTCTCCAGTGTCTGGACGCTGGTAGACATCTATGAGAAGGACCTGGCTCATGTCCGTCGAGGCGCATCTGTTGAAATCAGTCTTGAGGCGTATCCGGGTGAAGCCTTCCGCGGCACCATCAGCTATGTCAGCGATCTCCTCGATCCCGACACACGGACAGCCAAGGCGCGAGTGGTGATCCCCAACCCCCAACGGAAATTAAAGCTTGGAATGTTCGCAACCGTCCGGCTTCGGGCCCAGGGGACCGACAAAACTGCCATGGTTGCGGCGATTCCTTTATCGGCCATTCAGCAGATCGATGGGGAGCCGTCTGTGTTCGTCAAGCTTGACGGTGTGACCTTTGTACGGCGACAGGTGAAGCTCGGATTCACATCAGGGGACCTCGTTGAGATCACCGAAGGTCTCAGGGGAGATGAGGAACTCGTCACCACGGGTAGTTTCTCGCTCAAATCCGAGTTCCTCAAGGAACAGATAAGTCAAGGACAAGGGGGATAA